GGTTGAAGGAAATTTCTCCCAACGTGTGTTAAGAATCACATACATTTTAGAGACATGTCAATTTAAGActgaattaaaagaaatttctccAACCCATTTCGGAGAAAAACTTTTCCTTCATTCTTACCGCATCCAAGATTTCCTTAAGTTGAGGGAAATCATCCCAAGAATAAGCATGTGGCTGGTATCCACTGTAAACCAAGTCCGGCAACCCTGGACTTGCAATGTAACATGTGTCTCTGGGCTATGAAAAACAAATACTATAAACCATTAGAAACCACAAAGTCAGCAAGGATGTCCAAGCGTATGAACCAAACATCAGACTTcttatatttcaaaataatgtaGAATTATGTGAGAAAATCAAAAAGATCCTATTCTATTATCcaacaaaataaatagatatgtgaaaaaacaaaaacaaaagagcatAAATTACTCGTAAATATGTgaaatttttacttttctttaccTGGACGCAAGAGCGACCGAAAACGCGAATGGTGGGTCTGGTCCAAGGGATGTGATCGTTGAGGTAATGGAAGCAATCCCATGCCCGATGGAAAGGCAAGAAGCTGGGCATGTACACGATTTCGCTTCCGTTCCGCAGATCCACCCTATGTCTCTGTCTCTTCACGCCACTCTCATTGTCGGGGTTTGGGTCCGTGGGCTCGATCCCCGCTTTCAACCTCAGACTCATCGAAACAAACTTCGCTATTGACCTACGCGCGCGCCAGTACCAGGTTTTTGTgctttaataaaagaaaatttacggCCTTTTTGGGAAATAATTCTGTCGTGAAATATTTGTGTGCGCGCGctctttaataaaagaaaatttacggcctttttggtaagtaattctatcgtgaaatatttgtgtgggtgtgtattgtatagtaaaaggtgattgatgtgatataaaatgtgtgtgtattgtatagtaaaaaatgattgatgtgatataaaatttgaaaatattttataaaaaagtaaaaaaatttattttgtagtaagtttttttttttttttgaataataataaaatatgattgatgttatataaaaagtataaaaaaagttagaatattttttatttgatatttttaagagaagtaaaaagaaaaagagg
This DNA window, taken from Alnus glutinosa chromosome 5, dhAlnGlut1.1, whole genome shotgun sequence, encodes the following:
- the LOC133868693 gene encoding DNA oxidative demethylase ALKBH2 isoform X2, which gives rise to MSLRLKAGIEPTDPNPDNESGVKRQRHRVDLRNGSEIVYMPSFLPFHRAWDCFHYLNDHIPWTRPTIRVFGRSCVQPRDTCYIASPGLPDLVYSGYQPHAYSWDDFPQLKEILDAVHKALPGSSFNSLLLNRYRGGNDYVGWHSDDEKLYGLTPEIASVSFGCEREFILKKKPSKTSHAMTKNLQASD